The Agromyces mangrovi genome contains a region encoding:
- a CDS encoding alanine racemase, which produces MTLDLAPRPDAVGPRPDAGRVAAELDAATSGLDAPLGGLHLGALRWNAADMLRRANGVPIRVASKSIRSRPVIEALLRVPGYSGVMAYTLAEALWLATTIDDVLVGYPTADRGAIRSLSIDPELARRVTIMVDSVEQLDLIDRVLAPSRRETVQVCLELDAAWRAPGLGHVGVRRSPVRTPEQAGELAARIAERPGFRLIGLMAYEAQVAGIADGAAGPSGRFLRWMRERSMEELRERRAAVVAAVGRHVDLRFVNGGGTGSLELTASDPSVTELAAGSGLFAGHYFDGYAGFTPAPASAFALDVVRRPDGKHATLLGGGWIASGPPGEDRLPKPVHPAGLSFIGREAAGEVQSPVIGGDAGDLRPGDRVWLRHAKSGELSEHLDAFQVVHGGRVVDVVSTYRGDGRAFL; this is translated from the coding sequence GTGACCCTCGACCTCGCACCCCGCCCCGACGCCGTCGGCCCCCGCCCCGACGCCGGCCGCGTCGCCGCCGAGCTCGACGCCGCGACGTCCGGCCTCGACGCGCCGCTCGGCGGACTGCACCTGGGCGCGCTGCGCTGGAACGCCGCCGACATGCTGCGGCGCGCGAACGGCGTGCCGATCCGCGTCGCGTCGAAGTCGATCCGCTCCCGCCCGGTCATCGAGGCGCTGCTGCGCGTGCCCGGCTACTCGGGCGTCATGGCGTACACGCTCGCCGAGGCGCTGTGGCTGGCGACGACCATCGACGACGTGCTCGTCGGCTACCCGACGGCCGATCGCGGGGCCATCCGCTCGCTGTCGATCGACCCCGAGCTCGCACGTCGCGTCACGATCATGGTCGACTCGGTCGAGCAGCTCGACCTGATCGACCGGGTGCTCGCCCCCTCACGCCGCGAGACCGTGCAGGTCTGCCTCGAACTGGATGCCGCGTGGCGCGCGCCCGGCCTCGGCCACGTCGGCGTGCGGCGATCGCCCGTGCGCACGCCCGAGCAGGCCGGCGAGCTCGCCGCGCGCATCGCCGAGCGGCCGGGGTTCCGCCTCATCGGGCTCATGGCCTACGAGGCGCAGGTCGCCGGCATCGCCGACGGCGCCGCAGGTCCCTCGGGCCGGTTCCTGCGGTGGATGCGCGAACGCTCGATGGAGGAGCTGCGCGAGCGTCGCGCGGCCGTGGTCGCCGCGGTCGGCCGGCACGTCGACCTGCGGTTCGTCAACGGCGGCGGCACCGGTTCGCTCGAGCTCACCGCGAGCGACCCGTCGGTCACGGAGCTCGCGGCGGGCAGCGGCCTGTTCGCCGGGCACTACTTCGACGGCTACGCCGGGTTCACGCCGGCACCCGCATCCGCCTTCGCCCTCGACGTGGTGCGTCGCCCCGATGGCAAGCACGCGACCCTGCTCGGCGGCGGCTGGATCGCGTCGGGCCCGCCCGGGGAGGACCGCCTGCCCAAGCCCGTGCACCCCGCCGGGCTCTCGTTCATCGGGCGGGAGGCCGCCGGCGAGGTGCAGAGCCCGGTGATCGGCGGCGACGCCGGCGACCTGCGCCCGGGCGACCGTGTCTGGCTGCGCCACGCGAAGTCGGGCGAGCTGAGCGAGCACCTCGACGCGTTCCAGGTCGTGCACGGGGGCCGGGTCGTCGACGTCGTGTCGACCTACCGCGGCGACGGCAGGGCATTCCTGTGA
- a CDS encoding Ig-like domain-containing protein: protein MRTPRDGARLDTGAATARGVGEPGAEVTIYEAGELLCTTTVGSDGAWTCAISALGAGSHVLTTLQTDAVGNISNPTAINVLVGEAAAGGDAGDDEADAPGGTSERTDAGSGSGADSGSGASDEPDAGGTGGSSSESADGTTGTVEAGAAGPAGDWSRATGLTTAVPSVATASALPWIGALIAALIAIVAVALPARLIPARAGAGNAALHPAGRNRVASDFDRTPVVPIGRRTAVALAVVVASLLALITTPVAALGTAMRTLLAIGIALAIVNVVASVLPALLMRRVPTAKARTVAAPWGIVLVAVASFAARVVGFDAVVLSGVVTRVRFDGQSPAAVRGRVAVLRITGLLLLALGAWAGLQVAPAADGFSHTLVAEVLTVVTLSAATSAAALLVPLPHTAGRAIMNRSPVTWALLALGAGVLVALLVSTRYAESTLPVLAPALAAGLAVIAAVAGLVRLRRWLAARRGAEAPAGR from the coding sequence GTGCGCACCCCGCGCGACGGCGCGCGCCTCGACACGGGCGCGGCGACCGCGCGCGGCGTCGGCGAGCCGGGCGCCGAGGTCACGATCTACGAGGCGGGCGAACTGCTCTGCACGACGACCGTCGGCTCGGACGGCGCGTGGACCTGCGCCATCAGCGCACTCGGCGCAGGCTCGCACGTGCTCACGACCCTGCAGACCGACGCGGTGGGCAACATCAGCAACCCGACCGCGATCAACGTGCTCGTCGGCGAGGCGGCTGCGGGCGGCGACGCAGGCGACGACGAAGCGGATGCCCCGGGCGGCACGTCCGAGCGCACGGACGCGGGGTCGGGATCAGGGGCCGACTCGGGGTCCGGCGCAAGCGACGAGCCCGATGCGGGCGGCACCGGGGGCTCGTCGTCGGAGTCCGCCGACGGCACGACGGGCACCGTCGAGGCCGGCGCCGCCGGGCCCGCGGGCGACTGGTCGCGCGCGACCGGCCTCACGACGGCCGTGCCGAGCGTCGCCACCGCCTCGGCGCTGCCCTGGATCGGCGCCCTCATCGCCGCGCTCATCGCGATCGTCGCCGTCGCGCTCCCGGCGCGTCTGATCCCCGCCCGTGCCGGCGCCGGCAACGCGGCCCTCCACCCCGCGGGGCGCAATCGGGTCGCATCCGACTTCGACCGCACGCCCGTGGTGCCGATCGGCCGTCGCACCGCGGTCGCACTCGCCGTCGTCGTCGCATCACTGCTCGCCCTCATCACGACACCGGTCGCCGCGCTCGGAACCGCGATGCGGACGCTGCTCGCGATCGGCATCGCCCTCGCGATCGTCAACGTCGTCGCATCCGTGCTGCCCGCCCTGCTGATGCGCCGGGTGCCGACCGCGAAGGCGCGCACGGTCGCCGCCCCCTGGGGCATCGTGCTCGTCGCCGTCGCGTCGTTCGCCGCCCGCGTCGTGGGCTTCGACGCCGTCGTGCTGTCCGGCGTGGTCACGCGCGTGCGCTTCGACGGCCAGTCGCCTGCCGCGGTACGCGGACGGGTCGCGGTGCTGCGCATCACCGGCCTGCTGCTGCTCGCGCTGGGCGCCTGGGCGGGCCTCCAGGTCGCGCCCGCCGCCGACGGATTCTCGCACACGCTCGTGGCCGAGGTGCTCACGGTCGTCACGCTCTCGGCCGCCACATCGGCGGCCGCGCTGCTCGTGCCGCTGCCGCACACGGCGGGCCGCGCGATCATGAACCGCTCACCGGTCACGTGGGCGCTCCTCGCCCTGGGGGCGGGAGTGCTGGTCGCGCTGCTCGTCTCGACGCGGTACGCGGAGTCGACGCTGCCCGTGCTGGCCCCCGCGCTCGCGGCGGGCCTCGCGGTGATCGCCGCGGTGGCCGGCCTCGTGCGGCTGCGGCGGTGGCTCGCCGCCCGACGCGGCGCGGAGGCCCCGGCCGGCCGATAG
- a CDS encoding Ppx/GppA phosphatase family protein: MRLGVLDVGSNTVHLLVVDAHRGAAPVPSASHKSVLRLMRYLGDDGAISDEGVDAILTAIRGAVATAEEAGVEELLPLATSALREATNGEEVLALIARETGVELRVLSGEDEARITFLAVRRWYGWSAEQLLLFDIGGGSLEIAAGGDEQPDVAISVPLGAGRSTIGFLPDDPPTRDQLDALRTHAAGVLAEAREQFAELPDPAHVVGSSKTIRSLARLAGSVVDGVGSNERSLLRLRQLDDWVPRLAKIPADARTALPGITADRTFQIVAGGVVLAETMRAFEVKELEVSPWALREGVLLRYLDLLS; encoded by the coding sequence ATGCGACTTGGGGTGCTCGACGTGGGCTCCAACACCGTTCACCTGCTCGTGGTCGATGCTCATCGCGGCGCCGCACCGGTACCGAGCGCCTCGCACAAGTCGGTGCTCCGGCTCATGCGCTACCTCGGCGACGACGGGGCGATCAGCGACGAGGGCGTCGACGCCATCCTCACCGCGATCCGCGGCGCGGTCGCGACCGCCGAGGAGGCCGGCGTCGAGGAGCTGCTGCCGCTCGCGACCTCCGCGCTGCGCGAGGCGACGAACGGCGAGGAGGTGCTCGCGCTCATCGCGCGCGAGACCGGCGTCGAGCTGCGCGTGCTCTCGGGCGAGGACGAGGCGCGCATCACCTTCCTCGCCGTGCGCCGCTGGTACGGCTGGTCGGCCGAGCAGCTGCTGCTGTTCGACATCGGCGGCGGGTCGCTCGAGATCGCCGCGGGCGGCGACGAGCAGCCCGACGTCGCCATCTCGGTGCCGCTCGGTGCGGGGCGCTCCACGATCGGATTCCTCCCCGACGACCCGCCGACCCGCGACCAGCTCGACGCGCTGCGCACGCATGCGGCGGGCGTGCTCGCAGAGGCGCGCGAGCAGTTCGCCGAACTCCCCGACCCCGCCCACGTGGTCGGCTCCTCGAAGACGATCCGCTCGCTCGCCCGGCTCGCCGGCTCGGTCGTCGACGGCGTCGGGTCGAACGAGCGCAGCCTGCTGCGCCTGCGCCAGCTCGACGACTGGGTGCCGCGCCTGGCGAAGATCCCGGCCGACGCGCGCACCGCGCTGCCCGGCATCACGGCCGATCGCACGTTCCAGATCGTCGCCGGCGGCGTCGTGCTCGCCGAGACCATGCGGGCGTTCGAGGTGAAGGAGCTCGAGGTCTCGCCGTGGGCGCTGCGCGAGGGCGTGCTGCTGCGCTACCTCGACCTGCTGAGCTGA